From one Ctenopharyngodon idella isolate HZGC_01 chromosome 15, HZGC01, whole genome shotgun sequence genomic stretch:
- the pik3cb gene encoding phosphatidylinositol 4,5-bisphosphate 3-kinase catalytic subunit beta isoform isoform X2, with the protein MPPAKTDQLDLWAESGMDGDDQVMVDFLLPTGIYIQMEVPRESTIQHIKLLLWKEAQTYPLFSLLGEMEGHMFECVNQAAVHEELEDETRRLCDVRPFLPVLKLITRNCGRAERLLDSKIGVLIGKGLHELDALQDQEVKDFRSKMKRISEEKMHQMQMMSWGEWLRSCYSPQLETGLLENLFEKHEGVIKITMHYDQSQDTASLKVSLHCTVSELMDQALKKWQTTHGPEEDIGARSDYVLRVSSKLEFLFEDHPLNQYKYIRACLLANENPHLTMVHCSVVKAMFEKEISTIGSVLARKTSNPPLPLPPKKRQPTLHTCVWKVHSLFKINLVKGNKVNADDAAKIQVRAGLFHGTELLCKTAVSSESSSRSEHVWNKTLEFDIAVCDLPRMARLCFAIYAVMDKVKKQRSTKNPQSKYQTIRKAGKVHYPIAWVNTMVFDYRGQLKTGDIILHCWSSFPDELEEMLNPIGTIQTNPYTENATELHISFPEYSTQPVVFPAFDKILEKAAEIAGSSDSMTMGRGGKKFYIELKEIMERDPLSQLCENEKDLIWTLRYDCRENFPQSLPKLLLSVKWSKHEDMAQLQALLQIWPKLSPRDALELLDFNYPDQYVREFAVNCLRDMSDDELLQYLLQLVQVLRYEPYYDCALSRFLLERAQTSRKIGHFLFWHLRSEMYMPAVSVHFALILEAYCRGCIPHIEVLKKQVEALSKLKAVNELIKLATIKTKAKQAHLKEAMMTCLRQTGFIETLSDLHSPLNPNLLLAGVNVERCKYMDSKMKPLWIVYNNKLLGGDTVDIIFKNGDDLRQDMLTLQILRLMDLLWKEANLDLRIVPYGCLATGDHSGLIEVVSSADTIANIQKTSSNMAAAAAFNKDALLNWLKDKNSGDALDKAIEEFTLSCAGYCVATYVLGIGDRHSDNIMVRSTGQLFHIDFGHILGNFKSKFGIKRERVPFILTHDFIHVIQQGKTGNTEKFGNFRQYCEEAYLILRKNGNLFITLFALMLTAGLPELTSVKDIQYLKDSLALGKTDEEALKQFRQKFDEALRESWTTKVNWMAHIVAHPS; encoded by the exons ATGCCTCCCGCCAAGACAGATCAGCTGGACTTGTGGGCGGAGTCAGGGATGGATGGAGACGACCAGGTGATGGTGGACTTCCTGTTGCCCACTGGAATCTATATCCAGATGGAGGTTCCTCGCGAGAGCACCATCCAACACATCAAACTG CTGTTATGGAAGGAGGCGCAGACATACCCTCTCTTCTCATTGCTGGGGGAGATGGAGGGTCACATGTTCGAGTGTGTGAACCAGGCAGCAGTGCACGAGGAGCTGGAGGATGAGACCAGGCGTCTATGCGATGTGCGACCATTCCTGCCTGTCCTCAAACTGATCACACGCAACTGTGGACGTGCAGAGCGCCTACTAGACTCTAAGATCGGAGTCCTCATTGGGAAAG GTCTTCACGAGTTGGACGCCCTGCAAGACCAGGAAGTGAAGGACTTTCGTTCCAAAATGAAGCGAATCAGCGAAGAGAAAATGCACCAAATGCAGATGATGTCGTGGGGGGAGTGGCTTCGGAGCTGTTACTCACCTCAGCTGGAGACAGGGTTATTGGAGAATTTGTTTGAAAAGCATGAGGGCGTCATCAAAATTACCATGCACTACGACCAGTCACAG GACACAGCTAGCCTGAAAGTGTCATTGCATTGTACAGTATCTGAACTAATGGACCAGGCTCTAAAGAAATGGCAGACCACTCATGGCCCAGAGGAAGATATTGGTGCCCGTAGCGATTATGTGCTGCGTGTCAGCAGCAAACTTGAGTTCCTCTTTGAAGATCACCCTCTTAATCAGTACAAA tACATTAGGGCTTGTTTGTTGGCAAATGAGAACCCTCATCTGACAATGGTTCACTGTAGCGTTGTGAAGGCCATGTTTGAGAAGGAAATCAGCACCATTGGATCAGTGCTTGCGCGGAAGACTTCGAACCCTCCTCTACCACTGCCCCCGAAGAAGAGACAGCCAACG TTACATACGTGTGTTTGGAAGGTTCATtctttgttcaaaattaacctTGTGAAAGGTAACAAGGTGAACGCTGACGATGCTGCTAAG ATCCAGGTTCGAGCAGGGCTGTTTCACGGTACAGAGCTGTTGTGCAAGACAGCGGTCAGCAGTGAGAGCAGCAGTCGATCTGAACATGTGTGGAACAAAACACTGGAGTTTGACATTGCTGTTTGTGACTTGCCGCGGATGGCCCGCCTCTGTTTCGCCATTTACGCCGTCATGGACAAAGTGAAGAAACAGAGATCCACCAAGAACCCCCAGAGCAAATACCAGACTATCCGCAAGGCAGGGAAAGTG CACTACCCAATAGCATGGGTGAACACGATGGTGTTTGACTACAGAGGGCAGCTGAAAACTGGTGACATTATCCTTCACTGCTGGTCCTCTTTCCCTG ATGAGCTGGAAGAGATGTTGAATCCTATTGGGACGATTCAGACCAATCCATACACAGAGAATGCCACAGAACTACATATAAGCTTTCCAGAATACTCAACACAACCAGTTGTATTTCCCGCTTTTGACAAG aTCCTGGAAAAAGCTGCAGAAATAGCAGGATCCAGTGATTCAATGACAATG GGTCGTGGGGGTAAGAAGTTTTACATAGAGCTGAAGGAGATCATGGAAAGGGATCCTCTCTCTCAGCTGTGTGAGAATGAGAAAGATCTGATCTGGACGCTTCGCTACGACTGCAGAGAAAACTTTCCTCAGTCTCTCCCCAaactgctgctgtctgtcaaaTGGAGCAAACATGAAGACATGGCTCAG CTACAGGCTTTGCTGCAGATTTGGCCCAAGCTAAGCCCTCGAGATGCTTTAGAACTCCTGGACTTCAACTACCCCGACCAGTATGTCAGGGAATTTGCGGTCAACTGCCTTAGAGATATGAG tgaTGATGAGCTGTTGCAGTATTTGCTGCAGCTTGTGCAGGTGTTGCGCTATGAGCCTTACTACGACTGCGCCCTCAGCCGTTTCCTCCTGGAGCGCGCTCAGACCAGCCGCAAAATCGGGCATTTCCTATTCTGGCATCTCAG GTCTGAAATGTACATGCCAGCGGTATCGGTTCATTTTGCTCTGATTTTGGAAGCATACTGCCGAGGCTGCATCCCACACATAGAAGTTCTCAAAAAACAG GTTGAAGCTCTCAGTAAGCTGAAAGCTGTAAATGAGCTGATTAAATTGGCCACCATAAAAACGAAGGCAAAACAAGCTCATCTTAAAGAAGCCATGATGACATGCCTTCGACAGACGGGATTCATCGAAACTCTTTCCGACCTGCATTCACCTCTCAACCCCAACTTATTGCTCGCTGGAGTCAA TGTTGAGAGGTGCAAATACATGGACTCTAAGATGAAACCTCTGTGGATTGTTTACAATAACAAGCTGTTGGGAGGAGACACAGTGGACATAATCTTCAAAAATGGAGATG ACCTGAGGCAGGACATGTTGACTCTACAGATCTTGAGGTTGATGGATCTGCTATGGAAGGAGGCCAACCTGGACCTCAG AATTGTGCCTTATGGCTGCTTGGCGACAGGAGATCACTCTGGTCTGATTGAGGTTGTTTCTTCAGCTGATACCATTGCGAACATCCAAAAAACAAGCAGCAACATGGCCGCTGCTGCCGCTTTCAATAAAGATGCGCTGCTGAACTGGCTTAAAGACAAGAACTCTGG AGATGCTTTGGACAAAGCCATTGAGGAGTTCACTCTATCGTGTGCTGGTTATTGTGTTGCCACCTACGTCTTGGGCATTGGTGATCGTCATAGCGACAACATCATGGTTCGCAGTACAGGGCAG cTCTTCCACATAGACTTTGGTCATATCCTAGGAAACTTTAAGTCCAAGTTTGGGATCAAGCGTGAGCGTGTTCCTTTCATCCTCACACATGACTTCATCCATGTGATTCAACAGGGAAAAACAGGCAACACTGAGAAATTTGGAAA TTTTAGGCAATACTGTGAGGAAGCATATCTGATTCTGAGGAAGAATGgaaatctgttcatcacacTCTTTGCTCTGATGCTCACAGCAGGCCTGCCAGAGCTTACGTCTGTCAAAGATATCCAGTATTTAAAG
- the pik3cb gene encoding phosphatidylinositol 4,5-bisphosphate 3-kinase catalytic subunit beta isoform isoform X1 yields MPPAKTDQLDLWAESGMDGDDQVMVDFLLPTGIYIQMEVPRESTIQHIKLLLWKEAQTYPLFSLLGEMEGHMFECVNQAAVHEELEDETRRLCDVRPFLPVLKLITRNCGRAERLLDSKIGVLIGKGLHELDALQDQEVKDFRSKMKRISEEKMHQMQMMSWGEWLRSCYSPQLETGLLENLFEKHEGVIKITMHYDQSQDTASLKVSLHCTVSELMDQALKKWQTTHGPEEDIGARSDYVLRVSSKLEFLFEDHPLNQYKYIRACLLANENPHLTMVHCSVVKAMFEKEISTIGSVLARKTSNPPLPLPPKKRQPTQLHTCVWKVHSLFKINLVKGNKVNADDAAKIQVRAGLFHGTELLCKTAVSSESSSRSEHVWNKTLEFDIAVCDLPRMARLCFAIYAVMDKVKKQRSTKNPQSKYQTIRKAGKVHYPIAWVNTMVFDYRGQLKTGDIILHCWSSFPDELEEMLNPIGTIQTNPYTENATELHISFPEYSTQPVVFPAFDKILEKAAEIAGSSDSMTMGRGGKKFYIELKEIMERDPLSQLCENEKDLIWTLRYDCRENFPQSLPKLLLSVKWSKHEDMAQLQALLQIWPKLSPRDALELLDFNYPDQYVREFAVNCLRDMSDDELLQYLLQLVQVLRYEPYYDCALSRFLLERAQTSRKIGHFLFWHLRSEMYMPAVSVHFALILEAYCRGCIPHIEVLKKQVEALSKLKAVNELIKLATIKTKAKQAHLKEAMMTCLRQTGFIETLSDLHSPLNPNLLLAGVNVERCKYMDSKMKPLWIVYNNKLLGGDTVDIIFKNGDDLRQDMLTLQILRLMDLLWKEANLDLRIVPYGCLATGDHSGLIEVVSSADTIANIQKTSSNMAAAAAFNKDALLNWLKDKNSGDALDKAIEEFTLSCAGYCVATYVLGIGDRHSDNIMVRSTGQLFHIDFGHILGNFKSKFGIKRERVPFILTHDFIHVIQQGKTGNTEKFGNFRQYCEEAYLILRKNGNLFITLFALMLTAGLPELTSVKDIQYLKDSLALGKTDEEALKQFRQKFDEALRESWTTKVNWMAHIVAHPS; encoded by the exons ATGCCTCCCGCCAAGACAGATCAGCTGGACTTGTGGGCGGAGTCAGGGATGGATGGAGACGACCAGGTGATGGTGGACTTCCTGTTGCCCACTGGAATCTATATCCAGATGGAGGTTCCTCGCGAGAGCACCATCCAACACATCAAACTG CTGTTATGGAAGGAGGCGCAGACATACCCTCTCTTCTCATTGCTGGGGGAGATGGAGGGTCACATGTTCGAGTGTGTGAACCAGGCAGCAGTGCACGAGGAGCTGGAGGATGAGACCAGGCGTCTATGCGATGTGCGACCATTCCTGCCTGTCCTCAAACTGATCACACGCAACTGTGGACGTGCAGAGCGCCTACTAGACTCTAAGATCGGAGTCCTCATTGGGAAAG GTCTTCACGAGTTGGACGCCCTGCAAGACCAGGAAGTGAAGGACTTTCGTTCCAAAATGAAGCGAATCAGCGAAGAGAAAATGCACCAAATGCAGATGATGTCGTGGGGGGAGTGGCTTCGGAGCTGTTACTCACCTCAGCTGGAGACAGGGTTATTGGAGAATTTGTTTGAAAAGCATGAGGGCGTCATCAAAATTACCATGCACTACGACCAGTCACAG GACACAGCTAGCCTGAAAGTGTCATTGCATTGTACAGTATCTGAACTAATGGACCAGGCTCTAAAGAAATGGCAGACCACTCATGGCCCAGAGGAAGATATTGGTGCCCGTAGCGATTATGTGCTGCGTGTCAGCAGCAAACTTGAGTTCCTCTTTGAAGATCACCCTCTTAATCAGTACAAA tACATTAGGGCTTGTTTGTTGGCAAATGAGAACCCTCATCTGACAATGGTTCACTGTAGCGTTGTGAAGGCCATGTTTGAGAAGGAAATCAGCACCATTGGATCAGTGCTTGCGCGGAAGACTTCGAACCCTCCTCTACCACTGCCCCCGAAGAAGAGACAGCCAACG CAGTTACATACGTGTGTTTGGAAGGTTCATtctttgttcaaaattaacctTGTGAAAGGTAACAAGGTGAACGCTGACGATGCTGCTAAG ATCCAGGTTCGAGCAGGGCTGTTTCACGGTACAGAGCTGTTGTGCAAGACAGCGGTCAGCAGTGAGAGCAGCAGTCGATCTGAACATGTGTGGAACAAAACACTGGAGTTTGACATTGCTGTTTGTGACTTGCCGCGGATGGCCCGCCTCTGTTTCGCCATTTACGCCGTCATGGACAAAGTGAAGAAACAGAGATCCACCAAGAACCCCCAGAGCAAATACCAGACTATCCGCAAGGCAGGGAAAGTG CACTACCCAATAGCATGGGTGAACACGATGGTGTTTGACTACAGAGGGCAGCTGAAAACTGGTGACATTATCCTTCACTGCTGGTCCTCTTTCCCTG ATGAGCTGGAAGAGATGTTGAATCCTATTGGGACGATTCAGACCAATCCATACACAGAGAATGCCACAGAACTACATATAAGCTTTCCAGAATACTCAACACAACCAGTTGTATTTCCCGCTTTTGACAAG aTCCTGGAAAAAGCTGCAGAAATAGCAGGATCCAGTGATTCAATGACAATG GGTCGTGGGGGTAAGAAGTTTTACATAGAGCTGAAGGAGATCATGGAAAGGGATCCTCTCTCTCAGCTGTGTGAGAATGAGAAAGATCTGATCTGGACGCTTCGCTACGACTGCAGAGAAAACTTTCCTCAGTCTCTCCCCAaactgctgctgtctgtcaaaTGGAGCAAACATGAAGACATGGCTCAG CTACAGGCTTTGCTGCAGATTTGGCCCAAGCTAAGCCCTCGAGATGCTTTAGAACTCCTGGACTTCAACTACCCCGACCAGTATGTCAGGGAATTTGCGGTCAACTGCCTTAGAGATATGAG tgaTGATGAGCTGTTGCAGTATTTGCTGCAGCTTGTGCAGGTGTTGCGCTATGAGCCTTACTACGACTGCGCCCTCAGCCGTTTCCTCCTGGAGCGCGCTCAGACCAGCCGCAAAATCGGGCATTTCCTATTCTGGCATCTCAG GTCTGAAATGTACATGCCAGCGGTATCGGTTCATTTTGCTCTGATTTTGGAAGCATACTGCCGAGGCTGCATCCCACACATAGAAGTTCTCAAAAAACAG GTTGAAGCTCTCAGTAAGCTGAAAGCTGTAAATGAGCTGATTAAATTGGCCACCATAAAAACGAAGGCAAAACAAGCTCATCTTAAAGAAGCCATGATGACATGCCTTCGACAGACGGGATTCATCGAAACTCTTTCCGACCTGCATTCACCTCTCAACCCCAACTTATTGCTCGCTGGAGTCAA TGTTGAGAGGTGCAAATACATGGACTCTAAGATGAAACCTCTGTGGATTGTTTACAATAACAAGCTGTTGGGAGGAGACACAGTGGACATAATCTTCAAAAATGGAGATG ACCTGAGGCAGGACATGTTGACTCTACAGATCTTGAGGTTGATGGATCTGCTATGGAAGGAGGCCAACCTGGACCTCAG AATTGTGCCTTATGGCTGCTTGGCGACAGGAGATCACTCTGGTCTGATTGAGGTTGTTTCTTCAGCTGATACCATTGCGAACATCCAAAAAACAAGCAGCAACATGGCCGCTGCTGCCGCTTTCAATAAAGATGCGCTGCTGAACTGGCTTAAAGACAAGAACTCTGG AGATGCTTTGGACAAAGCCATTGAGGAGTTCACTCTATCGTGTGCTGGTTATTGTGTTGCCACCTACGTCTTGGGCATTGGTGATCGTCATAGCGACAACATCATGGTTCGCAGTACAGGGCAG cTCTTCCACATAGACTTTGGTCATATCCTAGGAAACTTTAAGTCCAAGTTTGGGATCAAGCGTGAGCGTGTTCCTTTCATCCTCACACATGACTTCATCCATGTGATTCAACAGGGAAAAACAGGCAACACTGAGAAATTTGGAAA TTTTAGGCAATACTGTGAGGAAGCATATCTGATTCTGAGGAAGAATGgaaatctgttcatcacacTCTTTGCTCTGATGCTCACAGCAGGCCTGCCAGAGCTTACGTCTGTCAAAGATATCCAGTATTTAAAG